One window of Candidatus Mycobacterium wuenschmannii genomic DNA carries:
- a CDS encoding ribosome modulation factor, which produces MSEKREQYLRAYQDGLDAEIGATNPYAGTGGCAKLWRLGYKRMLEKKVKGTRAMLRYQAARDGMAARAPWN; this is translated from the coding sequence GTGAGTGAAAAACGCGAGCAATACCTGCGTGCATACCAGGACGGCCTTGACGCGGAGATCGGTGCCACCAATCCCTACGCTGGCACCGGAGGGTGCGCCAAGCTGTGGCGGCTCGGCTACAAGCGAATGCTGGAAAAGAAGGTCAAAGGGACGCGGGCCATGCTGCGATACCAAGCAGCGAGAGACGGAATGGCCGCGCGGGCGCCATGGAATTGA
- a CDS encoding flagellar basal body-associated FliL family protein, with protein MADDASSSTSRRRVTLLIGIVVLAAAGIAATVWFNQGRHHSAGPQDDCGIVEQLGPKWTKMQESITTLQNGPGETKDLLAIADAESTMADDIRAAQGSVTGADLKTQLGGWADGTALTAKGQRAAANGVPTGADNDSMRAATLTFNATSALKKACPNLQLSPTSRS; from the coding sequence ATGGCAGACGACGCCTCTTCGTCGACTTCACGCCGGCGAGTAACCCTGCTGATCGGAATCGTCGTGCTCGCCGCCGCGGGGATCGCGGCCACTGTCTGGTTCAACCAGGGCCGTCACCACAGCGCGGGTCCGCAGGATGACTGCGGCATCGTCGAGCAGCTCGGGCCCAAGTGGACCAAGATGCAGGAATCAATCACCACGCTGCAAAACGGGCCGGGTGAAACAAAAGATTTGTTAGCGATCGCAGATGCCGAATCGACAATGGCTGACGACATTCGCGCCGCTCAAGGTTCGGTGACGGGGGCCGACCTCAAGACGCAGTTGGGTGGCTGGGCCGATGGCACCGCGCTGACAGCGAAGGGTCAACGCGCGGCCGCCAATGGGGTGCCGACCGGCGCGGACAACGACAGCATGCGCGCAGCCACCCTGACGTTCAACGCGACATCGGCACTGAAGAAGGCGTGCCCCAACCTGCAACTGTCCCCGACTTCGCGAAGCTGA
- a CDS encoding DUF3566 domain-containing protein encodes MTSPNEPGHAGPGDNPNGTGGGTAATPRKRPPARPAPGQQRQPARGGAAPNAEARLNRFISGTAAPGAPKAPSHEAEPVPAPTQNESRETDAYASELPDLSGPIPRGTQRKSVPDHADGPMTAPVRSEGRIQVSSRTPGPVRASMQIRRIDPWSTLKVSAVLSVALFFVWMIAVAFLYLVLGGMGVWSKLNSNVGDLLNNTSGSAELVSSGTIFGGAILIGLVNIVLLTAAATIGAFIYNLTTDLIGGVEVTLADRD; translated from the coding sequence GTGACGTCACCGAACGAGCCGGGTCATGCCGGACCGGGCGACAACCCGAACGGGACCGGGGGAGGCACGGCCGCGACGCCACGCAAGCGGCCCCCGGCGCGTCCGGCGCCGGGTCAGCAGCGGCAGCCCGCCCGGGGCGGGGCCGCACCCAACGCCGAGGCCCGACTCAACCGGTTCATTTCCGGCACCGCCGCGCCGGGCGCACCCAAGGCGCCGTCACATGAAGCCGAGCCGGTACCGGCTCCCACGCAGAACGAGAGCCGGGAGACCGATGCTTACGCCAGTGAACTGCCCGACCTGTCCGGCCCGATTCCCCGTGGGACACAACGGAAGTCAGTCCCCGATCATGCGGACGGTCCGATGACGGCGCCGGTTCGGTCGGAGGGCCGCATTCAGGTGTCGTCGCGGACGCCGGGACCCGTCCGAGCGAGCATGCAGATCCGGCGGATCGACCCGTGGAGCACCTTGAAGGTGTCGGCGGTGCTGTCGGTCGCGCTGTTCTTCGTCTGGATGATCGCCGTCGCATTCCTCTATCTGGTGCTCGGCGGTATGGGCGTGTGGAGCAAGCTCAACAGCAACGTCGGCGATCTGCTGAACAACACCAGCGGCAGCGCCGAGCTGGTGTCCAGCGGGACGATCTTCGGCGGCGCCATCCTGATCGGCTTGGTGAACATCGTTCTGCTCACCGCGGCGGCCACCATCGGCGCATTCATCTACAACTTGACCACGGACTTGATCGGCGGCGTCGAGGTGACGCTGGCCGACCGCGACTAG
- the gyrA gene encoding DNA gyrase subunit A, giving the protein MTDTTLPPGGDAADRIEPVDIQQEMQRSYIDYAMSVIVGRALPEVRDGLKPVHRRVLYAMFDSGFRPDRGHAKSARSVAETMGNYHPHGDSSIYDTLVRMAQPWSLRYPLVDGQGNFGSPGNDPPAAMRYTEARLTPLAMEMLREIDEETVDFIPNYDGRVQEPTVLPSRFPNLLANGSGGIAVGMATNIPPHNLRELAEAVYWCLENHEADEEATLAAVCERVKGPDFPTHGLIVGSQGIHDAYTTGRGSIRMRGVVEIEEDSRGRTGLVITELPYQVNHDNFITSIAEQVRDGKLAGISNIEDQSSDRVGLRIVVEIKRDAVAKVVLNNLYKHTQLQTSFGANMLSIVDGVPRTLRLDQMIRHYVAHQLDVIIRRTTYRLRKANERAHILRGLVKALDALDEVIALIRASQTVDIARTGLIELLDIDEIQAQAILDMQLRRLAALERQRIVDDLAKIEAEIADLEDILAKPERQRGIVRDELKEIADKHGDDRRTRIIAADGDVADEDLIAREDVVVTITETGYAKRTKTDLYRSQKRGGKGVQGAGLKQDDIVRHFFVCSTHDWILFFTTQGRVYRAKAYDLPEASRTARGQHVANLLAFQPEERIAQVIQIKSYEDAPYLVLATRKGLVKKTKLTDFDSNRSGGIVAVNLRDGDELVGAVLCSAEEDLLLVSANGQSIRFSATDEALRPMGRATSGVQGMRFNEDDYLLSLNVVREGTYLLVATAGGYSKRTAIEEYTAQGRGGKGILTIQYDPRRGKLVGALIVDDDSEVFAITSGGGVIRTKARQVRKAGRQTKGVRLMNLGEGDTLLAIARNAEEADAEEANADAADEESGAESED; this is encoded by the coding sequence ATGACAGACACCACGCTGCCGCCCGGCGGCGACGCCGCCGACCGCATCGAACCGGTCGACATCCAGCAGGAGATGCAGCGCAGCTACATCGACTACGCGATGAGCGTCATCGTCGGCCGCGCGCTGCCCGAAGTGCGTGACGGCCTCAAGCCCGTGCACCGCCGGGTGCTCTACGCGATGTTCGACTCCGGCTTCCGACCGGACCGCGGGCACGCCAAGTCGGCGCGCTCGGTCGCCGAGACGATGGGCAACTACCACCCGCACGGTGACTCGTCGATCTACGACACCCTGGTCCGGATGGCCCAGCCGTGGTCCCTGCGCTATCCGCTTGTCGACGGGCAAGGCAACTTCGGCTCGCCGGGCAACGATCCGCCGGCCGCGATGAGATACACCGAGGCGCGGCTGACTCCGCTCGCGATGGAGATGCTGCGTGAAATCGACGAGGAGACAGTCGATTTCATCCCGAACTACGACGGCCGGGTGCAAGAACCGACCGTGCTGCCGAGCCGGTTCCCGAACCTGCTCGCCAACGGCTCCGGCGGCATCGCGGTCGGCATGGCGACCAACATCCCGCCGCACAACCTGCGCGAGTTGGCCGAGGCCGTCTACTGGTGCCTGGAGAACCACGAGGCCGACGAGGAAGCCACCCTGGCCGCGGTCTGCGAGCGGGTCAAGGGCCCGGACTTCCCGACCCACGGACTGATCGTCGGGTCGCAGGGCATCCACGACGCCTACACCACCGGCCGCGGATCCATCCGGATGCGCGGAGTCGTTGAGATAGAAGAGGATTCGCGCGGTCGCACCGGCCTGGTGATCACCGAGTTGCCGTATCAGGTCAACCACGACAACTTCATCACCTCGATCGCCGAGCAGGTTCGCGACGGCAAGCTGGCCGGCATCTCCAACATCGAAGACCAGTCCAGTGACCGGGTCGGCCTGCGCATCGTCGTGGAGATCAAGCGCGACGCGGTGGCGAAGGTGGTGCTGAACAACCTCTACAAGCACACCCAGCTGCAGACCAGCTTCGGCGCCAACATGCTGTCGATCGTCGACGGGGTGCCGCGCACGCTGCGACTCGACCAGATGATCCGCCACTATGTGGCCCACCAACTCGACGTCATCATCCGGCGCACCACCTACCGGCTGCGCAAGGCCAACGAGCGCGCGCACATCTTGCGCGGTTTGGTGAAAGCCCTTGACGCACTTGATGAAGTGATCGCGTTGATCCGCGCGTCGCAGACCGTCGACATCGCCAGGACCGGCCTGATCGAGCTGCTGGACATCGACGAGATCCAGGCGCAGGCCATCCTGGACATGCAGTTGCGTCGCCTCGCCGCGTTGGAGCGCCAGCGCATCGTCGACGACCTCGCCAAGATCGAGGCCGAGATCGCCGACCTCGAGGACATCCTGGCCAAGCCGGAGCGGCAACGCGGGATCGTCCGCGATGAGCTCAAGGAGATCGCCGACAAGCACGGCGACGACCGTCGCACCCGAATCATCGCCGCCGACGGTGACGTCGCCGACGAGGACCTGATCGCCCGCGAGGACGTCGTCGTCACGATCACCGAGACCGGCTACGCCAAGCGGACAAAGACCGACCTGTACCGCAGTCAGAAGCGCGGCGGCAAGGGCGTGCAGGGCGCGGGTCTGAAGCAGGACGACATCGTGCGGCACTTCTTCGTCTGCTCGACGCACGACTGGATCCTGTTCTTCACCACCCAGGGCCGGGTGTATCGCGCCAAGGCGTACGACCTGCCGGAGGCGTCGCGCACCGCGCGCGGCCAGCACGTCGCGAACCTGCTGGCATTCCAGCCCGAGGAGCGGATCGCCCAGGTCATCCAGATCAAGAGCTACGAGGACGCGCCGTACCTCGTGCTGGCCACCCGCAAGGGCCTGGTGAAGAAGACCAAGCTGACCGACTTCGACTCCAACCGCTCCGGCGGCATCGTCGCGGTGAACCTGCGGGACGGCGACGAGCTGGTCGGCGCCGTGCTGTGCTCGGCCGAGGAGGACCTGCTGCTGGTCTCCGCCAACGGCCAGTCGATCCGGTTCTCGGCGACCGACGAGGCGCTGCGGCCGATGGGCCGGGCCACCTCCGGTGTGCAGGGCATGCGGTTCAACGAAGACGACTACCTCTTGTCGCTGAACGTGGTTCGAGAGGGCACATACCTGCTGGTGGCGACCGCGGGGGGCTACTCCAAGCGGACCGCAATCGAGGAGTACACCGCGCAGGGCCGCGGCGGCAAGGGCATCTTGACGATTCAGTACGACCCGCGGCGTGGCAAGCTCGTGGGTGCGCTGATCGTCGACGACGACAGCGAGGTGTTCGCGATCACCTCCGGCGGCGGAGTGATCCGGACGAAAGCCAGGCAGGTGCGCAAGGCCGGTCGGCAGACCAAGGGCGTTCGGTTGATGAACTTGGGCGAGGGCGACACACTGTTAGCCATTGCGCGCAACGCCGAAGAGGCCGACGCCGAGGAGGCCAACGCCGACGCCGCCGACGAAGAGTCGGGCGCCGAGTCCGAGGATTGA
- the gyrB gene encoding DNA topoisomerase (ATP-hydrolyzing) subunit B, whose amino-acid sequence MAAKEQYGADSIKVLEGLEAVRKRPGMYIGSTGERGLHHLVWEVVDNAVDEAMAGFATKVDVRILEDGGVEVTDDGRGIPTAMHATGIPTVDVVMTVLHAGGKFEEGAYQVSGGLHGVGVSVVNALSVRLEADIRTDGFEWFQTYDRSVPGTLKKGDKTNATGTTIRFWADPDIFETTNYDFETVARRLQEMAFLNKGLTINLSDERVSQDEVVDEVVSDTAEAPKTAEEKSAESAAPHKVKHRTFHYPGGLVDFVKHINRTKNPIHTSIVDFSGKGPGHEVEIAMQWNGGYSESVHTFANTINTHEGGTHEEGFRSALTTVVNRYAKDKKLLKDKDPNLTGDDIREGLAAVISVKVGEPQFEGQTKTKLGNTEVKSFVQKICNEELQHWFDANPSDAKTVVNKAVSSAQARIAARKARELVRRKSATDLGGLPGKLADCRSTDPRKSELYVVEGDSAGGSAKSGRDSMFQAILPLRGKIINVEKARIDRVLKNTEVQAIITALGTGIHDEFDLTKLRYHKIVLMADADVDGQHISTLLLTLLFRFMRPLIENGHVFLAQPPLYKLKWQRSDPEFAYSDRERDGLLAEGRKAGRKINAEDGIQRYKGLGEMDAKELWETTMDPSVRVLRQITLDDAAAADELFSILMGEDVDARRSFITRNAKDVRFLDV is encoded by the coding sequence GTGGCTGCCAAAGAACAGTACGGTGCCGATTCGATCAAGGTCCTCGAAGGCTTGGAGGCCGTCCGCAAGCGCCCCGGTATGTATATCGGCTCGACCGGCGAACGCGGCCTGCACCACCTGGTCTGGGAGGTGGTCGACAACGCGGTCGACGAGGCCATGGCGGGCTTCGCCACCAAGGTAGACGTCCGGATTCTGGAAGACGGCGGCGTCGAGGTCACCGACGACGGCCGCGGCATTCCGACAGCCATGCACGCGACCGGAATCCCGACCGTGGACGTCGTGATGACGGTCCTGCACGCCGGCGGCAAATTCGAGGAGGGCGCCTACCAGGTGTCCGGCGGTCTGCACGGCGTCGGCGTTTCGGTGGTGAACGCGCTGTCGGTTCGGCTGGAAGCGGACATCCGCACCGACGGGTTCGAGTGGTTCCAAACCTACGACCGCTCCGTGCCCGGCACCCTGAAGAAGGGTGACAAGACCAACGCGACCGGAACCACCATCCGGTTCTGGGCCGACCCGGACATCTTCGAAACCACCAACTACGACTTCGAGACGGTCGCGCGGCGGTTGCAGGAGATGGCCTTCCTCAACAAGGGCTTGACGATCAACCTGTCCGATGAGCGCGTGAGCCAGGACGAGGTTGTCGACGAGGTCGTCAGCGACACGGCCGAGGCGCCGAAGACCGCGGAGGAGAAATCAGCGGAATCCGCTGCGCCGCACAAGGTCAAGCACCGCACGTTCCATTACCCGGGTGGGCTCGTCGACTTCGTCAAGCACATCAACCGGACCAAGAACCCGATCCACACCAGCATCGTCGACTTCTCCGGCAAGGGCCCCGGCCACGAGGTCGAGATCGCAATGCAGTGGAACGGCGGCTACTCGGAGTCGGTACACACCTTCGCCAATACCATCAACACCCACGAGGGCGGTACCCACGAAGAGGGCTTCCGCAGCGCGCTGACGACCGTGGTGAACCGGTACGCCAAAGACAAGAAACTGCTGAAAGACAAGGACCCCAACCTCACCGGCGACGACATTCGCGAGGGCCTGGCCGCGGTGATCTCGGTGAAGGTCGGCGAGCCGCAATTCGAGGGCCAGACCAAGACCAAGCTGGGCAACACCGAGGTCAAGTCATTCGTGCAGAAGATCTGCAACGAGGAACTGCAACACTGGTTCGACGCCAACCCTTCGGACGCCAAGACCGTCGTCAACAAAGCGGTGTCGTCCGCGCAGGCACGTATAGCGGCCCGCAAGGCGCGAGAGTTGGTGCGCCGCAAGAGCGCAACCGACCTCGGTGGGCTGCCGGGCAAGTTGGCGGACTGCCGCTCGACCGACCCCCGTAAGTCGGAACTGTATGTGGTGGAAGGTGATTCGGCCGGCGGCTCGGCCAAGTCCGGCCGCGACTCGATGTTCCAGGCGATCCTGCCGCTGCGCGGCAAGATCATCAACGTCGAGAAAGCCCGTATCGACCGCGTGCTGAAAAACACTGAAGTGCAAGCGATCATCACCGCGCTGGGCACCGGTATTCACGACGAGTTCGACCTCACCAAGCTGCGCTACCACAAGATCGTGCTGATGGCCGACGCCGACGTCGACGGCCAGCACATCTCGACCCTGCTGCTGACTCTGTTGTTCCGGTTCATGCGACCGCTGATCGAGAACGGCCACGTGTTCCTCGCGCAGCCACCGCTGTACAAGCTGAAGTGGCAGCGCAGCGACCCCGAGTTCGCCTACTCCGACCGCGAGCGCGACGGCCTGCTCGCCGAAGGCCGCAAGGCCGGCCGCAAGATCAACGCCGAGGACGGCATCCAGCGCTACAAGGGTCTCGGCGAGATGGATGCGAAGGAACTGTGGGAGACCACCATGGACCCGTCGGTGCGGGTGCTGCGCCAGATCACCCTCGACGACGCCGCCGCGGCCGACGAGTTGTTCTCGATCCTGATGGGCGAGGACGTCGACGCCCGCCGCAGCTTCATCACCCGCAACGCCAAAGATGTTCGCTTCCTTGATGTCTGA
- a CDS encoding DUF721 family protein, which translates to MDPDDDPQETPEAGPPEHLSGVNGMDLVRRVLEEARGAARTQGKDVGRGRRLPPARRVAGSASRRRWSGPGPDSRDPQPLGNASRDLAKKQGWSPRVAEGTVFGRWSTVVGSQISEHATPTGLRDGVLSVTAESTAWATQLRLIQSQVLAKIAAEVGDGVVTSLRITGPTAPSWRKGPLHIAGRGPRDTYG; encoded by the coding sequence GTGGATCCCGACGACGACCCGCAAGAGACCCCGGAGGCCGGCCCGCCCGAGCACCTGAGCGGAGTGAACGGCATGGATCTGGTGCGCCGCGTATTAGAGGAAGCCCGCGGCGCGGCCCGCACCCAAGGTAAGGATGTTGGCCGCGGCCGACGGCTCCCCCCGGCCCGCCGAGTGGCCGGCTCCGCTAGCCGGCGCCGCTGGTCCGGGCCCGGCCCGGACTCTCGTGACCCGCAACCGCTCGGCAATGCCAGCCGCGACCTCGCGAAGAAACAGGGATGGTCGCCGCGGGTGGCCGAGGGCACGGTGTTCGGTCGGTGGTCGACGGTGGTCGGCTCCCAGATTTCCGAGCACGCGACACCGACCGGCCTGCGTGACGGGGTGCTGAGTGTGACCGCCGAGTCGACGGCGTGGGCCACCCAGCTCCGGTTGATCCAGAGTCAGGTGCTGGCCAAGATCGCGGCGGAGGTCGGCGACGGTGTGGTGACGAGCCTTCGGATCACCGGCCCGACCGCTCCCTCGTGGCGCAAGGGCCCGTTGCACATCGCCGGCCGCGGCCCGCGCGACACCTACGGATGA
- the recF gene encoding DNA replication/repair protein RecF (All proteins in this family for which functions are known are DNA-binding proteins that assist the filamentation of RecA onto DNA for the initiation of recombination or recombinational repair.) encodes MYVRHLGLRDFRSWANVELDLTPGRTVFVGSNGFGKTNLVEALWYSSTLGSHRVATDAPLVRVGAQRAVVSTIVVNEGRECAVDLEITAGRANKARLNRSPVRSPREIVGVLRAVLFAPEDLSLVRGDPGDRRRYLDDLAALRRPRVAGIRADYDKVLRQRTALLKSASGARFRGDRGALDTLDVWDGHLATHGAELMAARMALVNELAPEVQKSYQLLAPASRPASIAYNASIEIEADRPDVEILRAALLEKMAVRRDAELERGVCLVGPHRDDLELRLGEQPAKGFASHGESWSMALALRLAAYELLRAEGSDPVLLLDDVFAELDTARREALAAAAATAEQVLVTAAVVDDIPREWLADRVNITMRDDDTGPASAVVAEEE; translated from the coding sequence GTGTACGTCCGCCATCTCGGCTTACGCGATTTTCGGTCCTGGGCGAACGTCGAGCTCGACCTGACCCCGGGCCGGACCGTGTTCGTTGGCTCGAACGGCTTCGGAAAGACGAATCTCGTTGAAGCCCTGTGGTATTCGTCCACTCTGGGGTCGCATCGGGTCGCCACCGACGCGCCGCTGGTGCGGGTCGGCGCGCAACGCGCGGTGGTGTCGACGATCGTGGTCAATGAGGGTCGCGAATGCGCGGTCGACCTCGAGATCACCGCCGGCCGGGCCAACAAGGCACGGCTGAACCGCTCCCCGGTGCGCAGTCCCCGCGAAATCGTCGGGGTGCTGCGCGCGGTGTTGTTCGCACCGGAAGACTTGTCGCTGGTCCGCGGCGATCCAGGTGACCGGCGCCGTTACCTCGACGATCTGGCCGCGCTGCGCCGACCGAGGGTCGCCGGTATTCGGGCGGACTACGACAAAGTGTTGCGTCAGCGGACGGCGTTGTTGAAGTCCGCGTCCGGCGCGCGATTTCGCGGCGACCGTGGCGCGCTGGACACGCTCGACGTATGGGACGGCCACCTCGCGACGCACGGCGCGGAGTTGATGGCGGCCCGCATGGCATTGGTGAACGAGTTGGCGCCGGAGGTGCAGAAGAGTTATCAGCTGCTGGCGCCGGCGTCGCGCCCGGCGTCGATCGCCTACAACGCCAGCATCGAGATCGAAGCCGACCGTCCCGACGTCGAGATTCTGCGGGCCGCGCTGCTGGAGAAAATGGCGGTACGCCGTGACGCCGAACTCGAACGCGGGGTCTGTCTGGTCGGACCTCACCGCGACGACCTCGAGCTGCGACTCGGCGAACAACCCGCGAAAGGCTTTGCGAGCCATGGGGAATCGTGGTCGATGGCTTTGGCGCTGCGCCTTGCGGCGTACGAACTGCTACGCGCCGAGGGCAGCGACCCGGTGTTGCTCCTCGACGACGTTTTCGCCGAACTCGACACCGCGCGGCGCGAGGCGCTAGCCGCGGCCGCCGCCACCGCGGAACAGGTGCTGGTGACCGCGGCGGTGGTCGATGACATCCCGCGCGAGTGGCTGGCGGACCGCGTGAACATCACAATGCGCGACGACGACACCGGCCCGGCCTCCGCGGTCGTGGCGGAAGAGGAGTGA
- the dnaN gene encoding DNA polymerase III subunit beta: MDVATTTVGLTDLKFRLVRDDFADAVAWVARTLPSRPTVPVLAGVLLTGSDDGLTISGFDYEVSAEVRLAAEIASPGTALVSGRLLSDITRALPNKPVDVQVEGTRVSLACGSAKFSLPTMAVEDYPTLPTLPDETGTLSSDVFAEAIGQVAVAAGRDDTLPMLTGIRVEISGQSVVLAATDRFRLAVRELTWSAGAPDVEAAVLVPAKTLSEAAKSGTDGSEVHLSLGAGPSVGKDGLLGISGNGKRSTTRLLDAEFPKFRQLLPSEHTAVATVGVAELTEAIKRVALVADRGAQVRMEFSDGTLRLSAGADDVGRAEEDVPVDFAGEPLTIAFNPTYLTDGLGSLHSDRVSFGFTTPSRPAVLRPAGDNDAPPADSGPFPALQTEYVYLLMPVRLPG; this comes from the coding sequence ATGGACGTGGCGACGACCACCGTCGGCCTGACCGACTTGAAGTTCCGCCTGGTGCGGGACGACTTCGCGGATGCAGTGGCGTGGGTGGCGCGGACGTTGCCGTCCCGGCCGACGGTGCCGGTGCTGGCCGGCGTGCTGCTGACCGGCTCCGACGACGGCCTGACCATCTCGGGATTCGACTACGAGGTATCCGCCGAAGTACGACTGGCCGCTGAAATCGCTTCTCCCGGAACAGCTTTGGTGTCCGGTCGGCTGCTTTCCGACATCACCCGCGCGCTGCCCAACAAACCGGTGGACGTCCAGGTCGAGGGCACCCGGGTGTCGCTGGCCTGCGGAAGCGCGAAGTTCTCGCTGCCGACGATGGCGGTCGAGGATTACCCGACGTTGCCGACCCTGCCCGACGAAACCGGAACGTTGTCCTCCGATGTCTTCGCCGAGGCGATCGGTCAGGTCGCCGTCGCGGCCGGCCGCGACGACACGTTGCCGATGTTGACCGGAATCCGGGTCGAAATCTCCGGTCAGTCAGTGGTTTTGGCCGCTACCGACCGGTTCCGGCTGGCGGTTCGTGAGTTGACCTGGTCGGCGGGCGCGCCCGATGTCGAGGCCGCGGTGCTGGTGCCGGCGAAGACGTTGTCCGAGGCGGCCAAGAGCGGTACCGACGGGTCCGAGGTGCATTTGTCGTTGGGTGCCGGGCCGTCGGTCGGCAAGGACGGACTGCTCGGCATCAGCGGAAACGGCAAGCGCAGCACTACCCGCCTGCTCGATGCGGAGTTCCCGAAGTTCCGGCAGCTGCTGCCCAGTGAGCACACCGCCGTCGCCACCGTCGGGGTCGCCGAACTCACCGAGGCGATCAAGCGCGTCGCGCTGGTCGCCGATCGCGGCGCTCAGGTACGGATGGAATTCTCCGACGGCACCCTGCGGCTGTCCGCCGGCGCCGACGATGTCGGTCGCGCCGAAGAGGACGTGCCGGTGGACTTCGCCGGCGAGCCGCTGACCATCGCCTTCAACCCGACGTATCTCACCGACGGGTTGGGCTCGCTGCACTCGGACCGGGTGTCGTTCGGTTTCACGACTCCGAGCCGGCCCGCGGTGCTGCGTCCGGCCGGTGATAATGACGCGCCGCCCGCCGACAGTGGACCGTTCCCCGCGCTCCAGACGGAGTACGTGTACTTGCTGATGCCGGTTCGCCTGCCCGGTTAG
- the dnaA gene encoding chromosomal replication initiator protein DnaA: protein MTEDPGSSFATVWSAVVSELNGELATDGAALNGEPYVAPLTPQQRAWLNLVQPLTIVEGFALLSVPSSFVQNEIERHLRPQITEALSRRLGQQIELGVRISPLATDDSDDRANVNANAVLEETLDDLDEIDEDGEALASAHQSWPSYFSERPHSQAADAAAGLSLNRRYTFDTFVIGASNRFAHAAALAISEAPARAYNPLFIWGESGLGKTHLLHAAGNYAQRLFPGMRVKYVSTEEFTNDFINSLRDDRKVAFKRSYRDVDVLLVDDIQFIEGKEGIQEEFFHTFNTLHNANKQIVISSDRPPKQLATLEDRLRTRFEWGLITDVQPPELETRIAILRKKAQMERLNVPDDVLELIASSIERNIRELEGALIRVTAFASLNKAPIDKSLAEIVLRDLIADASTMQISAATIMAATAEYFDTTVEELRGPGKTRALAQSRQIAMYLCRELTDLSLPKIGQAFGRDHTTVMYAQKKILSEMAERREVFDHVKELTTRIRQRSKR from the coding sequence TTGACCGAGGACCCCGGATCAAGTTTCGCGACGGTCTGGAGCGCGGTCGTCTCCGAACTCAACGGAGAGCTCGCCACCGACGGCGCCGCACTCAACGGTGAACCGTATGTCGCACCACTGACACCGCAGCAGCGGGCGTGGCTCAATCTCGTCCAACCGCTGACGATCGTCGAGGGCTTCGCTCTCCTGTCGGTGCCGAGCAGTTTCGTGCAGAACGAGATCGAACGTCACCTCCGCCCTCAGATCACCGAAGCCCTCAGCCGTCGACTCGGACAGCAGATCGAACTCGGTGTCCGCATCTCGCCACTGGCCACTGACGACTCCGACGATCGCGCCAACGTCAACGCCAACGCGGTTCTCGAAGAAACACTCGACGACCTGGACGAGATCGACGAAGACGGCGAGGCGCTCGCCAGCGCGCATCAGAGCTGGCCGTCGTATTTCTCCGAGCGTCCGCACAGCCAGGCCGCCGACGCCGCAGCGGGTCTGAGCCTGAACCGGCGCTACACGTTCGACACCTTCGTCATCGGTGCATCCAACCGATTCGCGCACGCCGCGGCGCTAGCCATCTCCGAAGCCCCGGCCCGGGCTTACAACCCGCTGTTCATCTGGGGCGAGTCCGGTCTGGGCAAGACGCATCTGTTGCACGCCGCCGGCAATTACGCGCAGCGACTCTTCCCCGGGATGCGGGTCAAATACGTCTCCACCGAGGAATTCACCAACGACTTCATCAACTCGCTGCGCGACGACCGCAAGGTGGCGTTCAAACGCAGCTACCGCGACGTCGACGTTCTGCTGGTGGATGACATTCAGTTCATCGAAGGCAAAGAAGGTATCCAGGAAGAGTTCTTCCACACCTTCAATACGTTGCACAACGCCAACAAGCAGATCGTGATTTCCTCCGACCGACCGCCGAAACAGCTTGCGACACTTGAAGATCGGCTGCGTACGCGGTTCGAATGGGGTTTGATCACCGACGTCCAGCCGCCCGAGCTGGAGACGCGCATCGCCATTCTGCGCAAGAAGGCGCAGATGGAACGGCTCAACGTTCCCGACGACGTGCTGGAGTTGATCGCCAGCAGCATCGAACGCAACATCCGCGAGCTCGAGGGCGCGCTGATTCGTGTCACCGCCTTCGCCTCGCTGAACAAGGCGCCGATCGACAAGTCCCTGGCCGAGATCGTGCTGCGCGACCTGATCGCCGATGCCAGCACCATGCAGATCAGCGCCGCGACGATCATGGCGGCCACCGCGGAGTACTTCGACACCACGGTCGAGGAATTACGTGGTCCGGGCAAGACCCGCGCGCTGGCCCAGTCGCGGCAGATCGCCATGTATCTGTGCCGCGAGCTCACCGACCTGTCGCTGCCCAAGATCGGGCAGGCGTTCGGCCGGGATCACACCACCGTGATGTACGCGCAGAAGAAGATCCTGTCCGAGATGGCCGAGCGTCGTGAGGTCTTCGATCACGTCAAGGAGCTCACCACTCGGATTCGTCAGCGTTCCAAGCGCTGA